From Salmo salar chromosome ssa04, Ssal_v3.1, whole genome shotgun sequence, one genomic window encodes:
- the LOC106603317 gene encoding APC membrane recruitment protein 1: MEHCDGNEPASDTKHLSAGCEQTAMGDQDSQTEVKPPSDISDAVPPEHQPSGKLRRTALRFFGGRKSICVLPNFFGGRNKNLNKWSSKKGVSKSKTHDGLSKADWEDSLGIGYVPAGYFEYHSQKDTAGKPVREFGHPTGDQKSFSLPRQKKGLRELFNSIRRRRKNRNCDFEKNEMVANSHVCNKEVPIAQTIIDQNDTECLGSWSESNVPVSANVDDCLTIAPECINVDVIVSEKDMVKQGSLDSLIGDLKKGEDMVETLHINTEPDSFPKNNLESTVNVQLPTGSSQMSLMFADVASLKSFDSLTGCGDIIADQDDDSIADSQGTVSGERSRNAGKRSSCYVTYQGGGEEMATPVKVDGDYLHDLWENEDACYTHSQEEDFLEHSESPRMTPEEPSSSYTMDISSNSNGALGVTETTLTSSDVMTPQSENQVSVPNSDEGYYDSTTPGQDEDVREKVDRIRTNSLPRDSYSGDALYELFEPDDSLISPPFEKAKLPVSDPLEFLDMSAQCGDEDVNVVFAPETGLIEQDRLTGSREKMLGNPKLSDAVFGTFTSTCQSQEIDFEQNKPQSPQLRGNHDLSKETNNDLEDDQTVCFSQALVDFTKQSHVYSNSTESMGGSESKSPFAQNMQALPAIVTFDVVDMDNEGEYDQQMDMVMEEEYITSPYEVFEESYLQKDAFAECDLRMFDLYEQRLLSNTWGIASLPRHLSLTQVNRSSPLAPLPSPLALNRRSRSLDTESLELEMTDMYLGSGATLAFCPRTERDSKRVSSLHRKNNGQISTSENRDNRQIMFPSWQPETEGTVTHPRADGKRTEQTHSLYQTQNRHMVSFSQPVSRVPNCKSQQFSASKMTERVSCNYISQITGPLHRPSHLPLQSESCRPHAPYGRSVKASDGGGEALFYTSTVSSHPYNQHNKMPQPWL; encoded by the coding sequence ATGGAGCACTGCGACGGAAATGAGCCAGCAAGTGATACAAAGCATTTGTCTGCTGGCTGTGAGCAGACGGCCATGGGTGACCAGGATTCACAGACTGAGGTAAAGCCTCCATCTGACATTTCTGATGCTGTACCCCCTGAGCATCAGCCATCAGGGAAACTGAGGAGGACTGCCTTAAGATTCTTTGGAGGACGCAAAAGCATCTGTGTTTTACCCAACTTCTTTGGGGGAAGGAACAAAAATCTGAACAAGTGGTCCTCTAAGAAGGGAGTCAGCAAGAGTAAAACTCATGATGGACTTAGCAAGGCAGACTGGGAGGACAGTCTGGGAATTGGATATGTCCCAGCAGGATATTTTGAGTACCACAGCCAGAAAGATACTGCTGGAAAGCCTGTTAGGGAATTTGGTCACCCTACTGGTGATCAGAAGTCATTCTCTCTCCCCCGGCAGAAAAAGGGTTTGAGAGAACTTTTTAACAGCATCAGGCGTCGTAGAAAGAATAGAAATTGTGATTTTGAAAAAAATGAAATGGTTGCGAATTCTCATGTCTGCAACAAAGAGGTGCCTATTGCCCAGACTATCATTGACCAAAATGACACGGAGTGTCTGGGCAGTTGGTCTGAATCCAATGTGCCTGTTTCGGCAAATGTTGACGATTGTTTGACAATTGCTCCTGAATGTATTAATGTTGATGTCATAGTGTCTGAGAAAGACATGGTGAAACAAGGGAGTCTGGATTCTCTGATAGGGGACCTGAAGAAAGGTGAGGATATGGTAGAGACACTCCATATAAACACAGAACCAGATTCTTTCCCGAAGAATAACCTAGAGTCTACTGTGAACGTCCAACTGCCAACTGGCTCATCTCAGATGAGCTTGATGTTTGCTGATGTGGCCTCTCTAAAGAGTTTTGACTCGCTCACTGGCTGTGGTGACATAATAGCTGATCAAGATGACGACAGTATTGCAGATTCTCAGGGCACAGTCTCGGGGGAAAGGAGTCGAAATGCAGGCAAAAGGAGTTCCTGTTATGTTACGTACCAGGGTGGAGGAGAAGAAATGGCCACCCCTGTTAAGGTGGATGGGGATTATCTCCACGACCTCTGGGAAAATGAGGACGCTTGCTATACCCACAGCCAGGAAGAAGACTTTCTAGAGCACAGTGAAAGTCCTAGGATGACACCTGAAGAGCCATCTAGCTCCTATACCATGGACATCAGCAGCAACAGTAATGGTGCTCTTGGAGTTACAGAGACCACCCTTACATCTTCGGATGTCATGACCCCACAGAGCGAAAATCAAGTGTCAGTTCCTAACAGCGATGAGGGTTACTATGACTCTACCACCCCAGGACAAGATGAAGACGTACGTGAGAAAGTTGACAGGATCAGGACCAATAGCCTACCAAGGGACAGTTATAGTGGCGATGCACTGTATGAGCTTTTTGAACCTGATGACAGTCTTATCAGTCCACCTTTTGAAAAAGCTAAGCTGCCCGTCTCTGATCCACTTGAGTTTTTAGACATGTCAGCTCAGTGTGGTGATGAAGATGTAAATGTTGTGTTTGCTCCTGAAACTGGTCTAATTGAACAGGACAGGCTAACTGGGAGTAGGGAGAAAATGCTTGGCAACCCTAAATTGTCAGATGCAGTTTTTGGCACCTTTACCTCAACATGTCAATCACAAGAAATTGACTTTGAGCAAAACAAGCCACAGTCCCCACAGTTAAGAGGAAATCATGATCTATCTAAAGAAACAAATAATGACTTGGAGGATGACCAGACAGTTTGCTTCTCCCAAGCCCTAGTGGACTTCACAAAACAATCACATGTTTATAGTAATTCAACTGAAAGCATGGGAGGCTCTGAGTCAAAATCTCCCTTTGCCCAAAACATGCAAGCCCTCCCAGCCATTGTCACATTTGATGTCGTGGACATGGATAACGAGGGGGAATATGACCAGCAGATGGATATGGTAATGGAGGAGGAATACATCACGTCGCCTTATGAAGTGTTTGAAGAAAGCTACCTGCAAAAGGATGCATTTGCTGAATGTGACTTACGAATGTTTGACCTCTATGAACAGCGTCTCCTCAGTAATACTTGGGGAATCGCCAGCCTGCCACGTCACCTTAGCCTTACACAAGTCAATCGGTCGAGTCCACTGGCTCCTCTGCCAAGTCCTCTGGCCTTAAACAGGAGGAGTAGATCCCTGGACACGGAGAGCTTGGAGTTAGAGATGACTGACATGTATTTAGGGAGTGGGGCAACACTAGCATTTTGCCCTAGAACTGAAAGGGACTCAAAGAGAGTGTCCTCGCTTCACCGCAAAAAtaatggacagatttccacttcGGAAAACAGGGATAATAGACAGATCATGTTTCCATCATGGCAACCAGAGACTGAGGGGACTGTAACGCACCCACGAGCAGATGGGAAAAGAACAGAGCAGACGCACAGTCTCTATCAAACTCAAAACAGACACATGGTATCATTCAGTCAGCCTGTCAGTCGAGTCCCAAACTGTAAATCTCAACAGTTCTCAGCTAGCAAAATGACTGAGAGAGTATCATGTAATTATATCTCTCAGATTACAGGACCGTTACATAGGCCATCTCATCTTCCTTTGCAATCAGAATCCTGTCGGCCCCATGCCCCCTATGGGAGATCAGTTAAGGCATCAGATGGTGGTGGTGAGGCCCTTTTTTACACATCGACCGTTAGCTCTCATCCTTACAATCAACACAATAAGATGCCTCAACCTTGGTTGTGA